One region of Streptomyces davaonensis JCM 4913 genomic DNA includes:
- a CDS encoding GNAT family N-acetyltransferase, with protein MTITATGPRLETLTPKNIEAALGIRIRPDQEHAVEPVAHSLAEAYVWPGVAWPRLIVDDGRPVGFLMAFLDIDWHGDGTVHRSGLWRLNIAADEQGRGYGRFAVESVAAELRTRGTKELYVTWHPGPDGPEGFYLGLGFEPNGETSGGQTVGVLKLS; from the coding sequence ATGACGATCACCGCCACTGGCCCCCGCCTCGAAACGCTGACGCCGAAAAATATCGAGGCCGCGCTCGGCATCCGGATACGCCCGGACCAGGAACACGCGGTCGAGCCGGTGGCGCACTCGCTCGCCGAGGCCTACGTGTGGCCCGGGGTCGCCTGGCCGCGCCTGATCGTCGACGACGGCCGTCCGGTCGGCTTCCTGATGGCCTTCCTCGACATCGACTGGCACGGCGACGGCACCGTCCACCGCTCCGGCCTGTGGCGCCTCAACATCGCGGCGGACGAACAGGGCCGCGGCTACGGCCGCTTCGCGGTCGAGTCGGTCGCGGCGGAACTCCGCACCCGGGGCACGAAGGAGCTGTACGTCACCTGGCATCCGGGCCCGGACGGCCCCGAGGGCTTCTACCTGGGCCTCGGCTTCGAGCCGAACGGGGAGACGAGCGGGGGCCAGACGGTGGGGGTCCTGAAGCTCTCCTAG
- a CDS encoding flavin reductase family protein has product MPKTPSAPPAPITAPPRAGHAEGVSNDEFRAAMSRLAAGVVLVTAFEPPLAPDGPKGEDVGMTATAFLSVSLDPPLVLVSLRNGARMDDLLDEQPLWAVSVLSESQRHIAGRFAMKGRISDRLLFEDIPYVRGEATGAALVGGALAQLECRTEQRMVAGDHTLVVGRVLTARVPSAEGGPLMYFRGRYRQLG; this is encoded by the coding sequence GTGCCGAAGACTCCCTCCGCCCCGCCCGCCCCGATCACCGCCCCGCCTCGCGCCGGGCATGCTGAGGGGGTGAGCAACGACGAGTTCCGTGCCGCCATGTCCCGGCTGGCCGCGGGCGTGGTCCTGGTGACCGCCTTCGAACCCCCGCTCGCCCCGGACGGCCCCAAGGGCGAGGACGTGGGCATGACGGCGACGGCGTTCCTGTCGGTCTCCCTGGACCCGCCCCTGGTGCTGGTCAGCCTGCGCAACGGCGCACGCATGGACGACCTGCTCGACGAGCAGCCCCTGTGGGCGGTCTCGGTGCTGTCCGAGAGCCAGCGGCACATCGCCGGCCGCTTCGCCATGAAGGGCCGCATCAGCGACCGCCTCCTCTTCGAGGACATCCCGTACGTCCGCGGCGAGGCGACCGGCGCCGCGCTGGTGGGCGGCGCGCTGGCGCAGTTGGAGTGCCGGACCGAGCAGCGCATGGTGGCGGGCGACCACACGCTGGTCGTCGGCCGTGTCCTGACGGCGAGGGTGCCGAGCGCGGAGGGCGGTCCACTGATGTATTTCCGCGGTCGCTATCGCCAATTGGGCTGA
- the cdgB gene encoding diguanylate cyclase CdgB produces the protein METESEPYVRLATLRQLHQVMADMNTARSLADTLQTVADGVVTGLGYELAAVNLVRQDGDLVVAALAGNPAAEALITGRTGSRESWERRLSMGEAWGDLRFIPHTEGWVLDDDDVPQWYTDGPAPRFEDEWHPSDRLFAPMYTPGVHGGGSGELIGVLSVDRPRNGRLPGAWGREALQMYAFQAAIAISNARLRANMQRALVRLEREQQALRASEESFRQAFEYAPSGMAIAEMGGDQHGRILRTNDALCRLLGRPASAMRRYSFSDLVHPEDIGTLLRTSAEGGRAELRLGRRDGTYVWVSLRNSVVADAADGPRFLLTHVEDIEERKRRELQLAHRASHDSLTGLPNSAELRARLSSRLCTRPTAGALESLDAAYGHPAYDVNGHGFDFRPGTDSLDGYDHHVHTVAPESERDDGTKGLAVLFCDLDGFKSINDRFGHNAGDAVLIEVARRLTRGVRDGDTVARLGGDEFVVLADGLGRADAQDLAVRLRNEIIQPIRVDGRAMRVGASFGIGWAHCGMTADEVLKSADERMYVEKRSRPKQHRRAG, from the coding sequence ATGGAGACCGAGTCGGAGCCGTACGTCCGTCTTGCGACTCTGCGGCAACTGCACCAGGTCATGGCGGACATGAACACCGCGCGCAGCCTGGCGGACACGCTTCAGACCGTCGCCGACGGCGTCGTCACCGGCCTCGGCTACGAGCTGGCCGCCGTCAACCTGGTCCGGCAGGACGGCGACCTCGTCGTCGCCGCGCTCGCCGGCAACCCCGCCGCGGAGGCGTTGATCACCGGCCGGACCGGCTCGCGCGAGTCCTGGGAGCGCCGGCTGAGCATGGGCGAGGCCTGGGGCGACCTCAGATTCATCCCGCACACCGAGGGCTGGGTCCTCGACGACGACGACGTCCCGCAGTGGTACACCGACGGTCCCGCGCCCCGCTTCGAGGACGAGTGGCACCCGTCGGACCGCCTCTTCGCCCCCATGTACACGCCGGGCGTGCACGGCGGCGGGAGCGGCGAGCTGATCGGCGTCCTGTCCGTGGACCGGCCGCGCAACGGCCGGCTGCCGGGCGCGTGGGGGCGCGAGGCCCTCCAGATGTACGCGTTCCAGGCCGCCATCGCGATCAGCAACGCCCGCCTGCGCGCCAACATGCAGCGCGCCCTGGTCCGCCTGGAGCGCGAGCAGCAGGCGCTGCGGGCCAGCGAGGAGAGCTTCAGGCAGGCCTTCGAGTACGCCCCCTCCGGTATGGCAATCGCCGAGATGGGCGGCGACCAGCACGGCCGCATCCTGCGCACCAACGACGCCCTGTGCCGACTGCTCGGCCGCCCCGCCTCCGCGATGCGCCGCTACTCCTTCTCCGACCTCGTCCACCCCGAGGACATCGGCACCCTGCTGCGGACGTCGGCGGAGGGCGGCCGCGCGGAGCTCAGGCTCGGCCGCCGGGACGGCACCTACGTCTGGGTGTCCCTGCGTAACAGCGTGGTCGCCGACGCCGCCGACGGCCCCCGTTTTCTCCTCACCCACGTCGAGGACATAGAGGAGCGCAAGCGGCGTGAGCTCCAGCTCGCCCACCGCGCCTCCCACGACTCCCTGACCGGTCTGCCGAACTCCGCCGAGCTGCGCGCCCGGCTCTCCTCCCGGCTCTGTACGCGCCCCACCGCCGGCGCCCTGGAGTCCCTGGACGCGGCCTACGGCCACCCCGCCTACGACGTCAACGGCCACGGCTTCGACTTTCGCCCCGGCACCGACAGCCTCGACGGCTACGACCACCATGTGCACACCGTCGCCCCTGAGAGTGAGCGTGACGACGGCACCAAGGGGCTCGCGGTGCTCTTCTGCGACCTCGACGGCTTCAAGTCGATCAACGACCGGTTCGGGCACAACGCGGGCGACGCGGTCCTCATCGAGGTGGCCCGCCGGCTCACCCGGGGCGTCCGGGACGGCGACACGGTGGCCCGGCTCGGCGGCGACGAGTTCGTGGTGCTGGCCGACGGGCTCGGCCGGGCCGACGCCCAGGACCTCGCCGTACGGCTGCGCAACGAGATCATCCAGCCGATCCGGGTCGACGGA